The genomic region ATTGGATATAAAATTGGATATGAAATTGATCGTAATAAATTTTATAGTTGGTTAGGTGGAGTTGACACTAATTACAGAAAGTATGGTGTTGCTTCTATGTTAATGAAAAAACAACATCAATATTTAAAGGACAAGGGTTATAACGTTGTCCAAACAAAAACAATGAATAAATGGCGTAGTATGTTAGTTTTGAATATTAAAAATGGATTTGATGTCATTGATACTTATATAGATGAAAAAGGGCTACATAAAATCGTACTTGAAAAAAATTTACTTAAGTAAAGGGTGCTTATGTTAAACAAGAGGGTTTCTTCGGCGATCCATTTTTCTTATTGAGCTTAAGAGGCAGGTTAATTGAATAATATATATTGAAAAAAGGGGGATAAAGTATAAAAATTAAATATATGATCATCGCTGTATCTATTTAATTATGAATCGTTTTAGGCTTTCTATTTTATAATGAGACAACTAAAGAAAGTCCAGTTGGTGTAGGACTATCATTTAAGGAAGCAGTCCTAGTTGAAAATTATGAACTCGTTAGAGAATCAGGTGATAAACTTTATGAAGTGGAAGGGATTTTATGACAAAGGATAATTTTAATCGATTTGTAACTATTGGAGCTACATTATCTGTAATCGGATTTATACTTTTGTTCTTTAGCACTAACTTTGGAACATCAATGGCTGACAATTGGCTTATGAAACAAGGTGGAGCGGATCCTGCTATGTTTCATATTAGGATAGAAAGCTATATAAATAACTTTGTAGTTTCTGGGGGCATACTTTTTGGTATAGGACTTTTCACTCTTATCCTAACTTATTTTATAAAGATAATTTATACGAAAGAGTATTAAGCTCTGCTTATGAAAAATAAGAGGTCGGTGTCTAAACAGATATTCTTATTGAACTCCCTCATATAGATGCTTTATTTAATACTCGCTTATTCGCAAGATTTCAAAACCACTTTATGGACAGTTAAAGAATTATTGTTGTTGGTTTGTGCTGAAAGAGGGTGTACTTAAAGGTGAAATTTGGAATGTCTATGTTAATATTATATAAGCAAAGTCTTGTGCTAAGGGGACGATAGTTGAAGAATAAGTGAAACCTTTATTAGATATGTTTTCGTAGCAAAATAGGGGGTGTTGGAATGAGTTTAGATAGAGATACTCCAAAAGAAAGAAGAGAGAGGCTGCGACAAGAAGAATTAAGGAATCCCTCGAGTAGTATTCATGGGAGCAATCTTGCTGATTTAGTTGGTAGCTTGGGGTGGAAAGGCACTGGTATACTTATTCTCGTAATTATATTAGCGTTTATAATTTATGCCGTCTTCTTTCAGTAACTGAAGGCGATAAACCCAGAAAGGTTAATGCCTTTGTTCTTTGAAGTTATTGTACTAACCAAGCAAGATTGTTTCATGAGGAATATAATATTGGAGTGATTTTTTGCAGTCAAAATACATTCGCTATTGGATACTGATACTATTTAGCAGTTTTTCATTACTATTTGGTTTCGGAACATGGCTGGTAGAATTAATAGAAGGAAGTAAAATCAATACTACCGAACACATTGACCTTGGTGTTGCTTTGATTTTTTATGGTTTCATTGGTGGTTGTTTAGCTTTCGGAGTTATAATGTTACCTCTTACCCTAATCATAGAAAAGTTTTTTAATAAGCTAGTGATTAAAATTATTATTTACTCATCAGTTGGGTATTTCTATGGAAAATTTATTTTTGGATTGAGTTTTCTTAATGAAAACGTTCAAATTTACAATTTAACTGAAATAACATCTGTTCTTATTTTCAGTGTTATTAGTTTGATTTATACTTTCATAGACAGATCCTCTTATCACAAATTAGTCAAAATCAAGATCCGTTAAAGTACATAAAAATAACTAATAGAAGCTAGTAACTTATATCATTAACGGGGGCTTTACTTGGAAATCCAACTGTCGATGGAGCTTTTTTGTTTTTTCAACTAACGAAACAGAAGAGTTTAATAAAATGCGAATAGGAGTTGATTAAAATTAAAAAAACCTCAAAGTTTTAGGAATAATTGCAGCTATTTCCAGTATTGTTATATGGTTTGTGCTTAAACCTGCTGAATATGAACCATGATGAATACATTGTTTACATTAACGCTCCCAGTAGTTATAGCAATGATTGCTTCTCTTATAAATGATAGCTATTTAATGATTGCGTTTTTGTGGTCATTACCAATTAGCTTATATATGGATTGCTATAATAACAAACGTCTTTAACCAAAATTAAAAGGCAAGAGCCCGATACAATACCGAACTCTTGCGCAACAAGCTGCTTAATATAATAAATTGTTTAACTTTTTGGAGGCACTTCAGAATTAAAAAATCCAAACGTTTTTGTTTACTGTTTGTACTGTTTTACGGTGCTAAACATAGTGTGCTTCAGTATTCTTTTTTATCTGTTATTTTCATAGTATCGGAACTCCTTAAAGAAATCGTTGATCCCCTTTTGATTCCATCATTTGTTCCCGCTGTAAGTAAGAGGATCTTGGTAGCCGCCAATTGTATTTTAATGAAATTAGCCTTAATACAACAATAGAGGCAAATAATCCATACAGTCCAATATCAGTCTGGATAATATTTAACCCGATCAAGAGCCCAGCCACTAAGGCCCATAAGGCATAAATCTCATCCCTAAAAATAAGTGGTTGTCTACGAGCTAATAGATCCCGCAATACACCACCACCGGTACCCGTTAAAATAGCCGCAACAACAATCGCACTTACTGGATAACCCATTTCCTTTACGAGCAGCGCACCTTGTATAGCAAATGCGGATAGCCCAATGGCGTCAAAGAAATTGCCCCATTTACTCCAATGTTTAATTAAATGAGCTGGAAATATGATGAGAATTGTTATTGATATAAAGGCAATAAAAAACAAACTACCTTGCTCCCACAATTGGGAAATTGGATTTCCTACTAGTAGATTCCGAATCGCGCCTCCACCAAAAGCACAACAAAAGCCTAAAGTGTATATTCCTAATAAATCATAATCACATTCAGGGTCTCGGGCCACAAGTGCACCACTTAAACCAAATGCTATTGTTCCGATAACCGTTAAAATATCCCATATCATAACATCACCCAATCATTAATGGTTGGTGAGAAAATTTTAACGTATGAGAACGCATATGTCCATTAATAAATGGGGAAGGAAAAAGACTACTCGTATGAACTGCTCCAATTGTCAGACACTATACTAGCTATAGGATGTGCAATCAGTATCGTTGGCTTAACAATTTTCTCTCGATTATTCCCATTTCATCGCCCAATCTTGAATATGACGAATAACTGGTTCTAACTCTTGTCCTTTTTCTGTTAAAGTGTACTCAACACGAACAGGAACCTCTGCATACACATTACGGTTTACTATCTTTTCCTCTTCAAGTTCTTTTAATCTTTCGGATAAAATTCTCCCGCTAATTGGTAAGGAGGATTCGACTTCAGAAAACCTTTGTGGACCGTTCAAAAGCTTATACAAAATCAATCCGGTCCACCGTTTTCCAATTAATTGCATCGCTTTTTCAAACTTTGGACAAAGTTGAGTATTATTCAACACGATCACCTCATTTAACATCATTATACCGTTTACAGGGAGATTTGGAATATAAATATTCAAATAATTTAAAATTAGTTGACAAATTAAATTATGAATAGTATATTAATTACGAAAAGTAACTAAGGTAATATTTAGAAGTATAGGGAAAAAGTTCTAAACTGTGTCCGATAAAAGTAAGCAGTTTTTTTAAAAATATTTATCTCGAATTCGGACTGTTTGATTTAGAATGACTCAGTTTGCCACAATTTTTAATAAATTTTAATCATAAGGGGAGATATGAAGTATGGCAAAAACAAAATGGTCTATTGACAAGGCACACAGCTCAGTTGACTTTTCAGCTAAGCATATGATGATTTCAACAGTGAGAGGAACTTTTCAACAATTTGATGCAACCATTGAAGCTGATCCAAATGACTTAACAACAGCAAGTATTGAGTTTTCTGTCGATGCTGCTAGCATTGATACGAAAAATGCAGATCGTGATGGACACTTAAAATCAGCCGATTTTCTTGATGTTGAAAATCATCCAACGATTACGTTTAACGCAACAAAGGTTGAAAAGGTGGATGACGGTGAGTATAACGTTACAGGTGACTTAACAATTCGTGGGACAACAAGAAGTGAAACGTTTGTGGCTCGTTTTGAAGGCCAAGGTAAAGACCCATGGGGTAATGAAGTAGTAGGATTTACCGGTGAAGGAACTGTAAACCGTAAAGACTACGGTTTAACTTGGAACCAAGTACTTGAAACGGGCGGCGTTTTGGTTGGAGAGAAAATTAAGTTCTTTATTGAAGTAGAGGCTATGAAGCAAGATTAGGATTGAATGAGAAGGCATCTCTTTGGGAGGTGCCTTTTTTGTTAGCGGTATTTTCTGTGGACAAAATAATCTATATAATTGGAAGTATACACAAATGCTAAAGAAAAAAGGTGTGAAAATTTATGAATTTAAAACCATTAAAAGGGCAACATCATGTGTCAGCACTAACGGCGAATGCGAAAGCTAACTATGACTTTTACACGAAAATACTAGGGATGAGGCTTGTAAAGAAAACAGTTAACCAGGATGACACATCAGTTTATCATCTATTTTATGCGGATGAGAGAGGAAATCCTGGTACTGATTTAACCTTTTTTGAAATTCCGAATGCTGGAAATACGTATTACGGCTCTAATAGCATTTCTGGAACATCTTTACGTGTTCCGAAGGATGATTCTCTTCAATATTGGATGGATCGGTTTAATGAATTTGGTGTTGAGTATGATAGTATCCAAATGGACAACGGACGTGCTACGTTACATTTTCGTGACCATGAAGGGCAACGATTAATCCTCGTTTCTGATGAAGACAATAAAGGGGTTGCAGCTGGAACTCCGTGGGAGAAAGGTCCTGTTCCTCTAGAACATGCCATTCGTGGATTAGGTCCTGTTTACCTAACTGTATCTAGAGAAGGTAGAACGGAACGAGTTTTACAGGACATCATGGGGTATAAAGAAGTTTCAACCTACACAAATCAAAATGACAATCCAGTTACCGTTTTCGAGACAGGTGAAGGCGGGACAGGTGCAGAAGTACATCTGGAGGTGCGCCCTGACTTACCTCGGGAAAGGCCTGGCCGTGGGAGTGTTCATCACGTAGCTTTTCGGGTTGATAATGAAGAAGAGTTAAGAAAGTGGGTAACCCGAATAAATGAAGCACGTATTCCAAACTCGGGCTTTGTTGAGAGATATTATTTCCGTTCGTTATATTTTCGCGAACCAAACGGCATATTATTTGAATTAGCCACAGATGGGCCAGGATTTGAATCAGATGAACCGTTTGAATCATTAGGAGAATCATTAGCATTACCCCCTTTTCTGGAAGGAAAACGTGAACAAATTGAGGCTAAACTAGTTCCTTTAGAAACGAAGCAGAGTGAGTAAGGGCAACCGTTTGTTGTGAATATTTTCTGAAAGCCATAACGTATTACCATAATACTGGTTCTATAACTTTTTGAAATGCCCACTTGGGCATTTCTTATTATATGTATAATTTCCTTTCCTAATGGGAACACAGAGGTAATAAAAACTAAGGAGTTCAATGCTATATGGAACGGAATGATCGAAATTTATTTCAAGCAGCTTTTATATTAGGTTTAGGTTTGTTAGGAGCAGTAGACGGTATCGTATTTCACCAGTTATTACAATGGCATCACATGGTGGATCACCATAATCAAATTCACATGAAAATATTTTCTGACGGTTGGTTTACAATTTTATTTTCTCTTCTACTAGTATGGGGTGGGGTCAAGATTTATCGAGATGCTGCAAAAGGTGAGCTTGGTACAAGACCTCGTACTTTTTTGAGTGGTATACTCATAGGCGGAGGTGTCTTCAATTTAGTTGAAGGAATGATTAATCACCACATCTTGCAAATTCATCGGGTAAGACCAGCTGCTGAAAATCCACTATTGTATGATATTAGTTTTTTAATTGTCGGTTTTTTATTAGTTATAATTGGGCTTATCGTACGGAGAAAAAAGGTATAAAACGGTTAGGGGGAGGATGACGTGGGGAATCATCGTCATGTTGTATTACAAACAAGTGTGGAAAATATAGATTGGAAAGAGCTAAGTGAATTATTTCAACAAGTAAACTGGGAAGGGTATAATATGGAAAATGTCGAAAAGGCCTTTCGAAATAGCTATATCGTTTGTTTTGCATTTATAGATAATAAATTAGTTGGGTGTGGTCGTTCTATATCTGATGGAGTAAGATACGCTGCAATATATGATGTTGTAGTAGCTCCGCATATGCAAGGGAAAGGAATCGGGCATAAACTAGTAGATTCCTTACTAAACCATTTAAAGGATATTCCTTTTGTGCATTTAACGACTACAATCGGCAAAGAAACCTTTTATGAACAGTTTGGTTTACGTAAACATAAAACGGCGATGGCTAGATATTTAGATGAACAGAAAGCAAATATTTATTTGGAACCACGGACTATGTAAGGATTTACCATTTAGTGAACTATTTTGAATTTAATAAAACGTATATATCATTACGATTGTTTTGGAAGAGGGTGGAAGTACAACTGCAAAGGTTTAACATATATCAAATGATATGTTACTTTTTGGAAAACAAACGTTTCACGATTATTTGAAAGATATTTTCTTTTTGCTTTTCCTCTTCCTTTATTTCATAGTTTGGTGTAGTTTCCAAAAAAATATGTTCCTTATCAATGGCTTCATCATAGGTTAAGATAGCACCTAAATCAGACTTTGCATCACGGTTAGAAACATTTGTATATGGAACTTTCATCTGCTTTGCAATTTGTTTATACGGTGTAAAAAAACGAGAATGAACTTGCCCATTTAACAATAATTTCGCTTTCGGATGTTGACGCATTTCCTCCTTCATTTCTTCTTGTCCTAATCCTTTCATAACTTGTGCCTTTGTTAATGCTAAAACGGTTCTTTCCCGTAATGAACCTAAAAATCGTCTTCTTTCATCTGGTTTTGTTTCTTTCGCTCCATAAATTCCTTCTTGTATATAGTCATCAACTGCTTTTTTCATCTTACAATCCTCCCAAAGATATGAACCCTTTTACCATAGTGTTCTCATTAATGGAATAGATATAGAAATCGTATAAAAATTTTCTTTTCTTCTCAAAATAAAAATGATTATCCCTATGTTGGTTACCCCTTTCAAAATACCTATATTTATAATCCTAGAAAAATTCAAAAAAATTCAAATATTTACATAATAAATTGGCAATTATCGTTTATAATATGATAAAAGGAGGAATTAATATGTTTGATTACAAAATGGATATTCCACTACATGAAGTACCGAAAGGGTCAGTTGAGTTAAACTCACGACAATCGAATGAAAATAGTGAGTCTGTTTCATTTGATTACAATCAACATATTCCTTTGGATGAAGTGAAGTAATGTTTCAAGGAAGTGAAAAACCTACCGGAATTCCGGTAGGTTTTTTTCATTTAATTAAAACTGTTTCGCTACTTCTTTTGCCTTTTCAATAGCATTTGCTTTAATCTCTTCTGCTTTGTCAGGGGTTGCTGCCATACCTTCAGCTACAACAGAACCAGCTGATTGAATACCTAAAAATGCGAATACACTTTGCAGATAACGATCGCCGAATTCCATATCTTTTGCTGGGCCTTCAGAATATACACCGCCACGTGCTTGGATGTGAATCGCTTTTTTGTCGGTTAATAATCCAACAGGACCTTCTTCGGTATATTTAAAGGTTTTACCAGCAATTGAAATGGTATCAATATATGCCTTCATTTTTGGTGGGAAACTAAAGTTCCATAATGGTGTAACGAATACATATTTGTCAGCTTCAATGAACTGATCTGTGAAATTGTTAATGCGACTTACTTTATCTTTCTCTTCCTCACTAAGTTGATCAAATGCAGAACCTTGTTGTAATTTACCCCAACCGTTAAACACGTCAGTGTCTATGTAAGGGATATTCACGTTATATAAATCTAAGTGGACAACCTCATCATTCGGGTTTGCCTCTTGGTACGCTTTTAAAAATTCTTCTCCAACTGCTAAACTAAAAGATTCATTAGTGGATTTTGGATTTGCTGTAATGTATAATACTTTAGCCATTTTCATCTTCCTTTCTAGGTGTTTTTTATAATTTATCCTACATTCATTAATCCATGCGTTTTGTTCAGGATTAAAAATCTTGAATTTAGGATATTATTACGATATCCGATTAATAAACAGAAATCAAATGTAATGCTTACTAAGGTAAAATTATGTAAAGTGATAGTAAGGGGTGAGATAATGAAAGTTCAAATTAAAGAGCGGGCATTATACGAATTAAAAAAATATAACTATGATGTATTTCATATTCATGCGGACAATACTGATGGTTGAAGCAATATCATTGACTATGACTTGATCCTGGATGGATCAACGAATCAAAACAGTGAACTTCTTTTTTGTGTTGAAGGTGTTTATTTGAGGATAGAGCCTTTCGCACAACAGTGGATTGGGAATGATCTAATTATAGATTATAAACAAAATTATGGATTCATCCTGAAAAACCGTGGACAAACATTAGCGTTAGGCATAAAGATGAAATGCACATAAAGCGTTTTATCCATTTTAAAATTAAGGAAATTGGAAAAGATAACATTGAAACCACATTGAGGAGAGTCCAGAATATGAAAGAAATCTTTTTAAGTACATTAGCAGGTATGATTATCGGCATCATCTTTAAATTATTTAAATTGCCGTTACCCGCTCCACCCGTTTTAGCTGGAGTGTTTGGTGTCTTTGGTGTCTATTTAGGCGGGGTTGTAATTGATTGGATTTATAAAACGTTTTTCTAATATCATGTTGGCATAACAATGTTGAAAGGTTACTCGGGGGAGTACCTTTTTTATTTTTGAAGAAATCTATCATAATTTCTAATATAGTAAAAGCCTTCAGCATATAGTGTAGTAAGATATGAAATACGATATCTTACTATTATATAAGGAGGTTTACATATGAAAAGGTTATTTTCGTTACTGCTTGCGATCTCATTCATGTTGATTGGAATCGCATCCATTCATTCCTCTCACGCTTCCACAGAAGACGATGTTCATTTTACAGTTGTATTTGAAAAAGAAAAAATTCCCAAAAATGCGAACGAGTTGATAATAGGTTTAGGTGGGGAAATTGTAGATACGATCCCTGAAATTGGTGTGATTCAGGTTAAAGCACCAAGTGAGTTCGGCTTTGAAGCTACTAAGGATAAGGCTATCAAAGTAGCTTCTCCAACGCTTGTTATCGAAAACCCTGAATTAGAAACAATCCCTATGGAAACTGAAAAAACCGAAACAACTGGTAAAATGGAGAAAAATAACCGTGGGGACCAACAAGAAATAGACGTTGCTTCAGCTAGCTTATATGAACAGTACCAATGGGACATTAAACGTATGACGAACAACGGAGCAAGCTTTGAAATAGAAACTGGTAACCATGATGTTGTTGTTGGTATTATTGATTCCGGTATAGATTTGCACCATCCGGACGTTACGAAAAATTTATTACCTGGTTCGAAAAACTATGTTCCAGCTGGTGGATTATATGGCTATGACCAATCGGAAACTGGTGATATAAATGATGTACAGGATCGTAATGGACATGGTACACATGTAGCCGGTAATATTGCAGGGAATGGCCAAATTTTAGGGATTGCTCCTCATATAGGCTTTAAGGCATACCGTGTATTTGCTGCAGAAGGTGGAGCTTATTCCAGCTGGATCAATAAAGCGATGATTGATGCAGCAAACGATGGGGTAGACGTAATTTCGATGAGCTTAGGTGGAATTTATGTAAAAGGAAAAGTATATTGGACCAATCCAGACACAGGTGAAACGTATGACTATGGAAATGATGTAGCAGATTATGTAGCATATATGAGAGCTGCACAATACGCGAATAGCAAAGGGGTATTAGTTGTGGCTGCGGCAGGAAATGCTGCCTTAAATGCAACGAATAAAAAAGAAGTAACAGAATTTGCAAATGAATTGTATGATGATTATGGTTACCATTTTGTTGGAGCGAGCTTTTACACGCCTGCCTCGGTACCAAATATTGTGACGGTTTCGGCAACTGGTCCTACAGATGAGCTATCTTTATACTCTAACTACGGATCAGGCTTTGTTGATGTAGCAGGTGTTGGAGGAGATTATAGAACATTTTTGCAATATTCTGAAGAAGATCGCGTTGATGAATATATAGAAAATCAATTATATGCTGATGAATTCAACTTGAGTTCAGTACCAGTTGTGGAGTATGAATACAACGATAACGGAACCATTAAGGATTACAAATATTTATATCCTGGCTATTCATGGTATATTGGCACCTCAATGGCAACCCCAAAGGTGTCTGCTGTTGCTGCATTGTTGAAAGTAAAGTATGGAGACGTCAATCCATATAAACTAAAAACACTAGTACAAAATACAACAGAAGATCTCGGTAAAGTTGGTTATGATGAACATTATGGACACGGATTCGTCAACGCATATAAAGCATTACAATAGTGAAACGAAAACCATCGGCTATTCCGGTGGTTTTTTTCTATTTGATTCAACACTTTTTATGTTACAATGCATAAGTCATTCTTCGAATGAAATGAAATTTTTATAATAAATAGATTGAAATGAGTATAATATTCCTTTATGCTAGTTTATAGATTATATCACAATATATTGTAACTTCATTGAAATCATAACTATATATAGTGTTGCCGCGAGTTGAGATGCCGTTACGGCTTAATAGGGAATTCGGTAGAAATCCGAAACTGCCCCCGCAACTGTAAGTGTGGACGAACTGAGGATCACCACTGTATAATTCATACGGGAAGGACTCAAAGTAGGACGATACACAAGTCAGGAGACCTGTCACAACTTCGTGTGTTTCGAATTCCTCGGGGATTGGGATGATGAAACGGTGGCGACAAAGGGCTCTTCTTACCCCTTTGTGTTATCGTTTTGTCCGCTCAATGCTGAGCGGTTTTTTTTATGTAAAAAACTAGGGATGGAAGGGGTACATATATGTCTAAAATTATGGATCAGGAATGGCGAAACGTGTTTCATATAATTGATGAAGCAGCGAAGAAGTATTCCATTAATGCCGACCCATTAAAAGAAAAATTAAAAGATTTACCTAACGAAGAAAAGCAACAGCAAGCGTTATTTTATTCCTTAAATAAAATTGGGATGATGCAACCGGAATGGACTTATATGGCAGCACAGTTATATTTACAAGAGTTGTACACAAAAGCTAGTCATAGTAGGGGATATGACTCTTCCCGAAAATATGGTGATTTTTACACATTAATAGAATTGTTAACAGAAAAAGGGATTTATTCTACTAGTCTATTAAATGAATATAGTAAGTCG from Salirhabdus salicampi harbors:
- a CDS encoding S8 family serine peptidase, producing the protein MKRLFSLLLAISFMLIGIASIHSSHASTEDDVHFTVVFEKEKIPKNANELIIGLGGEIVDTIPEIGVIQVKAPSEFGFEATKDKAIKVASPTLVIENPELETIPMETEKTETTGKMEKNNRGDQQEIDVASASLYEQYQWDIKRMTNNGASFEIETGNHDVVVGIIDSGIDLHHPDVTKNLLPGSKNYVPAGGLYGYDQSETGDINDVQDRNGHGTHVAGNIAGNGQILGIAPHIGFKAYRVFAAEGGAYSSWINKAMIDAANDGVDVISMSLGGIYVKGKVYWTNPDTGETYDYGNDVADYVAYMRAAQYANSKGVLVVAAAGNAALNATNKKEVTEFANELYDDYGYHFVGASFYTPASVPNIVTVSATGPTDELSLYSNYGSGFVDVAGVGGDYRTFLQYSEEDRVDEYIENQLYADEFNLSSVPVVEYEYNDNGTIKDYKYLYPGYSWYIGTSMATPKVSAVAALLKVKYGDVNPYKLKTLVQNTTEDLGKVGYDEHYGHGFVNAYKALQ
- a CDS encoding DUF6366 family protein, whose protein sequence is MSLDRDTPKERRERLRQEELRNPSSSIHGSNLADLVGSLGWKGTGILILVIILAFIIYAVFFQ
- a CDS encoding YueI family protein, with product MKKAVDDYIQEGIYGAKETKPDERRRFLGSLRERTVLALTKAQVMKGLGQEEMKEEMRQHPKAKLLLNGQVHSRFFTPYKQIAKQMKVPYTNVSNRDAKSDLGAILTYDEAIDKEHIFLETTPNYEIKEEEKQKENIFQIIVKRLFSKK
- a CDS encoding DUF2243 domain-containing protein: MERNDRNLFQAAFILGLGLLGAVDGIVFHQLLQWHHMVDHHNQIHMKIFSDGWFTILFSLLLVWGGVKIYRDAAKGELGTRPRTFLSGILIGGGVFNLVEGMINHHILQIHRVRPAAENPLLYDISFLIVGFLLVIIGLIVRRKKV
- a CDS encoding trimeric intracellular cation channel family protein, which translates into the protein MIWDILTVIGTIAFGLSGALVARDPECDYDLLGIYTLGFCCAFGGGAIRNLLVGNPISQLWEQGSLFFIAFISITILIIFPAHLIKHWSKWGNFFDAIGLSAFAIQGALLVKEMGYPVSAIVVAAILTGTGGGVLRDLLARRQPLIFRDEIYALWALVAGLLIGLNIIQTDIGLYGLFASIVVLRLISLKYNWRLPRSSYLQREQMMESKGDQRFL
- a CDS encoding XapX domain-containing protein; the protein is MKEIFLSTLAGMIIGIIFKLFKLPLPAPPVLAGVFGVFGVYLGGVVIDWIYKTFF
- a CDS encoding YceI family protein, encoding MAKTKWSIDKAHSSVDFSAKHMMISTVRGTFQQFDATIEADPNDLTTASIEFSVDAASIDTKNADRDGHLKSADFLDVENHPTITFNATKVEKVDDGEYNVTGDLTIRGTTRSETFVARFEGQGKDPWGNEVVGFTGEGTVNRKDYGLTWNQVLETGGVLVGEKIKFFIEVEAMKQD
- a CDS encoding FMN-dependent NADH-azoreductase; its protein translation is MAKVLYITANPKSTNESFSLAVGEEFLKAYQEANPNDEVVHLDLYNVNIPYIDTDVFNGWGKLQQGSAFDQLSEEEKDKVSRINNFTDQFIEADKYVFVTPLWNFSFPPKMKAYIDTISIAGKTFKYTEEGPVGLLTDKKAIHIQARGGVYSEGPAKDMEFGDRYLQSVFAFLGIQSAGSVVAEGMAATPDKAEEIKANAIEKAKEVAKQF
- a CDS encoding ring-cleaving dioxygenase — translated: MNLKPLKGQHHVSALTANAKANYDFYTKILGMRLVKKTVNQDDTSVYHLFYADERGNPGTDLTFFEIPNAGNTYYGSNSISGTSLRVPKDDSLQYWMDRFNEFGVEYDSIQMDNGRATLHFRDHEGQRLILVSDEDNKGVAAGTPWEKGPVPLEHAIRGLGPVYLTVSREGRTERVLQDIMGYKEVSTYTNQNDNPVTVFETGEGGTGAEVHLEVRPDLPRERPGRGSVHHVAFRVDNEEELRKWVTRINEARIPNSGFVERYYFRSLYFREPNGILFELATDGPGFESDEPFESLGESLALPPFLEGKREQIEAKLVPLETKQSE
- a CDS encoding GNAT family N-acetyltransferase — its product is MGNHRHVVLQTSVENIDWKELSELFQQVNWEGYNMENVEKAFRNSYIVCFAFIDNKLVGCGRSISDGVRYAAIYDVVVAPHMQGKGIGHKLVDSLLNHLKDIPFVHLTTTIGKETFYEQFGLRKHKTAMARYLDEQKANIYLEPRTM
- a CDS encoding GNAT family N-acetyltransferase — its product is MGIDYTIFNSIPNPVVLEGILELHKDIFGTSDDLINKMKSKPNLLVITAKDNKKVIGYKIGYEIDRNKFYSWLGGVDTNYRKYGVASMLMKKQHQYLKDKGYNVVQTKTMNKWRSMLVLNIKNGFDVIDTYIDEKGLHKIVLEKNLLK
- a CDS encoding winged helix-turn-helix transcriptional regulator, producing MNNTQLCPKFEKAMQLIGKRWTGLILYKLLNGPQRFSEVESSLPISGRILSERLKELEEEKIVNRNVYAEVPVRVEYTLTEKGQELEPVIRHIQDWAMKWE